One Caretta caretta isolate rCarCar2 chromosome 6, rCarCar1.hap1, whole genome shotgun sequence genomic region harbors:
- the STX1B gene encoding syntaxin-1B isoform X3, giving the protein MKDRTQELRTAKDSDDEEEVVHVDRDHFMDEFFEQVEEIRGCIEKLSEDVEQVKKQHSAILAAPNPDEKTKQELEDLTADIKKTANKVRSKLKAIEQSIEQEEGLNRSSADLRIRKTQHSTLSRKFVEVMTEYNATQSKYRDRCKDRIQRQLEITGRTTTNEELEDMLESGKLAIFTDDIKMDSQMTKQALNEIETRHNEIIKLETSIRELHDMFVDMAMLVESQGEMIDRIEYNVEHSVDYVERAVSDTKKAVKYQSKARRKKIMIIICCVVLGVVLASSIGGTLGL; this is encoded by the exons gccaaAGACAGCGACGATGAAGAAGAGGTGGTTCATGTGGACCGGGATCATTTTATGGACGAATTCTTCGAACAG GTGGAGGAAATCCGCGGCTGCATAGAGAAGCTGTCGGAGGACGTGGAGCAGGTGAAGAAGCAGCACAGCGCCATCCTGGCTGCTCCCAACCCAGACGAGA AGACCAAGCAGGAGCTGGAGGACCTCACGGCCGACATCAAGAAGACGGCCAACAAGGTGCGCTCCAAGTTGAAAG CCATCGAGCAGAGCATTGAGCAGGAGGAGGGGCTGAACCGGTCCTCGGCTGACCTGCGGATCCGTAAAACACAG cactccaCCCTGTCCCGTAAGTTCGTGGAGGTGATGACGGAGTACAACGCCACCCAGTCCAAATACCGGGACCGCTGCAAGGATCGGATCCAGAGGCAATTGGAGATAA CTGGCAGGACAACCACCAACGAAGAGCTCGAAGACATGCTGGAGAGCGGCAAACTGGCTATTTTCACTGATGAT ATCAAAATGGACTCACAGATGACGAAACAGGCTCTGAATGAGATCGAGACCCGACACAATGAGATCATCAAACTGGAAACCAGTATCCGCGAGCTGCATGACATGTTTGTGGACATGGCTATGTTGGTGGAGAGCCAG GGGGAGATGATTGACCGCATTGAATATAACGTGGAGCACTCTGTTGACTACGTGGAAAGAGCTGTGTCCGACACCAAGAAAGCTGTAAAATACCAGAGCAAGGCTCGGAGG AAGAAAATTATGATTATAATTTGTTGCGTGGTCCTTGGTGTAGTTCTTGCTTCCTCAATTGGGGGGACTCTGGGGttgtaa
- the LOC142072449 gene encoding uncharacterized protein LOC142072449 produces the protein SAPPITSIPLPSLPQTQVSLSPPPSSPQTQVSLRPHPPQHRYPSTISPPHPATQVSLRHHPPPQHRYPSPSPNTGIPPPSPATTQVSLSFPKHRYPFALTLHNTGIPPPSPPSPTQVSLAFSKHRYPSALTRHNTGIPLLPQTQVSLRPHPPQHRYPSAITPQHRYPSTITPPKQVSLRPHPPQHRYPSAITPQHRYPSAITPQHRYPSPSPNTGIPSPSPSTTHVSLRHHLPNTGIPSPSPLQHRYPSTITPPKQVSLAFPKHRYPFALTLHNTGIPSPSPSTTQVSLAFPKHRYPSAITPQHRYPSPSPNTGIPSPSPSTTHVSLRHHLPNTGIPPPSPPQNRYPSPSPNTGIPSPSPSTTQVSLRHHPPNTGIPSPSPSTTQVSLRPHPPQHRYPFAITSPTQVSLRHHPSNTGIPPP, from the coding sequence TCAGCGCCCCCAATTACAAGTATCCCTCTGCCCTCACTCCCCCAAACGCAGGTATCCCTATCCCCTCCGCCTTCCTCTCCCCAGACACAGGTATCCCTCCGCCCTCACCCTCCACAACATAGGTATCCCTCCACCatcagccccccccaccccgcaacccAGGTATCCCTCCGccatcacccccctccccaacacaggTATCCCTCGCCTTCTCCAAACACAGGTATCCCTCCGCCCTCACCCGCCACAACACAGGtatccctctccttccccaaacACAGGTATCCCTTCGCCCTCACCCTCCACAACACAGGTATCCCTCCGccatcacccccctccccaacacaggTATCCCTCGCCTTCTCCAAACACAGGTATCCCTCTGCCCTCACCCGCCACAACACAGGtatccctctccttccccaaacACAGGTATCCCTTCGCCCTCACCCTCCACAACACAGGTATCCCTCCGCCATCACCCCCCAACACAGGTATCCCTCCACCATCACCCCCCCAAAACAGGTATCCCTTCGCCCTCACCCTCCACAACACAGGTATCCCTCCGCCATCACCCCCCAACACAGGTATCCCTCCGCCATCACCCCCCAACACAGGTATCCCTCGCCTTCCCCAAACACAGGTATCCCTTCGCCCTCACCCTCCACAACACATGTATCCCTTCGCCATCACCTCCCCAACACAGGTATCCCTTCGCCATCACCCCTCCAACACAGGTATCCCTCCACCATAACCCCCCCAAAACAGGTATCCCTCGCCTTCCCCAAACACAGGTATCCCTTCGCCCTCACCCTCCACAACACAGGTATCCCTTCGCCCTCACCCTCCACAACACAGGTATCCCTCGCCTTCCCCAAACACAGGTATCCCTCCGCCATCACCCCCCAACACAGGTATCCCTCGCCTTCCCCAAACACAGGTATCCCTTCGCCCTCACCCTCCACAACACATGTATCCCTTCGCCATCACCTCCCCAACACAGGTATCCCTCCACCATCACCCCCCCAAAACAGGTATCCCTCGCCTTCCCCAAACACAGGTATCCCTTCGCCCTCACCCTCCACAACACAGGTATCCCTCCGCCATCACCCCCCCAACACAGGTATCCCTTCGCCCTCACCCTCCACAACACAGGTATCCCTTCGCCCTCACCCTCCACAACACAGGTATCCCTTCGCCATCACCTCCCCAACACAGGTATCCCTTCGCCATCACCCCTCCAACACAGGTATCCCTCCACCATAA